A stretch of the Lolium perenne isolate Kyuss_39 chromosome 3, Kyuss_2.0, whole genome shotgun sequence genome encodes the following:
- the LOC139838630 gene encoding nuclear transcription factor Y subunit B-5-like: MKGVLPPEAKVSKSSKETMQECATEFIGFVTGEASERCRRERRKTMNGDDICHAMKSLGLDHYAGAMHRYLQRYREGEELAAALNNSIRAPPADDDMIQIDVRAQLSISRGQEKHGRN; the protein is encoded by the coding sequence ATGAAGGGCGTGCTGCCGCCGGAGGCCAAGGTGTCAAAGAGCTCCAAGGAGACGATGCAGGAGTGCGCCACGGAGTTCATCGGCTTCGTCACCGGCGAGGCCTCGGAGCGGTGCCGGCGGGAGAGGCGCAAGACGATGAACGGTGACGACATCTGCCATGCCATGAAGAGCCTCGGCCTCGACCACTACGCCGGCGCCATGCACAGGTACCTCCAGAGGTATCGCGAGGGCGAGGAGCTCGCGGCGGCGCTCAACAACAGCATTAGGGCGCCGCCGGCCGATGACGACATGATCCAGATAGACGTCAGGGCGCAGCTGTCCATCTCTAGGGGCCAAGAGAAGCATGGTAGGAATTGA